The sequence CTGTCTGGTTTTGGGTCTACCTCACCCTCTTTCTTGAAGACAAGGATGCATTCGATTCGTTATAGCTCCGAGCCCAGCAGAAGGCCTGGCGTATAACGGGTACTCAGGAAATGTTTGCCAACCGTCAGATTAAGCCCCTCAACCTATGAAGCGCGGTAGGCGTTCTACAGTTTGCAGGTCCCCTACAGTTTGCAAAGCACCTTCACATCCGCTATCTCCTTTTTTGCCTCCCAACAAGCCTCAGGGGTGGGGGAAGAAGGCTATCAACTGCactgacagatgagaaaactgaggctcagagagatgatgTCACATGTCTGAGATCACAACAGTCCCAGGAACAGATGACGCCACAGTGCCACCCCGGCTCTGGCCCTCTGTCTCCCCAGTCCCCCAGGGGCCCTGACCTGGGGATGATGCGCTGGGTGAGGCGGTTGGTAGGGATGGACAGGGGGACCTGCTGCTGTAGCCGCCGCTGCTCAAACAGGCCTGGGAGGTCATGGGCCCAGATGTGCGTGGATTTTCctgcagggagggtgggaggaggcTCGAGAGGGCTGGTGGGCAGGCGCTGTGGAGCCAGGGTGCTGCAGGCCCGCCTCCTCCCGCCCCGATGTCTACCTGACAGTGACAGCAGCACGTTGTTCACGCAGTAGAGCCAGGAGCAGCGGTGTGAAATCAGCTGGAGGGAGAGAGGTCGGTGGATGGGGGTCAGCACCCAGCCCCCGAGCCACCTGCCCTCGCGGCTGCCTGCCACCTCACCTTCTCCAGGGTATCCTCATGCAGTTCATGCAGGTTGAGCGTGTAGATGCCTTCCTCAGCCCCCACCACCAGGAACTGGTCTGCAGGTTTGGGTACGGGTCAGAGATCAGTCATACACCCCACCCCAGCCAGGAGAGTCCCGGCTCCTGCCTCTTCCCTGGCCCCCTGACCCTGGCCTACCCCGGGTGACAGGGTGAATCCAGGTGACAGCTGCATGGATCCGGAGGGGGCAGCCATTGAAGACCTTGGAGAAGCAGGCGCCCATCTGTGGGGGGGCCAGAGCTGGAAAGGGGCATGGGGGGCAGAGGGGCAGGGCTGTGGGCTGTGGGGCAAGTACTTACGTGCACTTTGGGGGTCGGGGGGAGCCCGTGGCAGGATGAtctctgggagggagggagggaatcaGGGCCGAGGTGATGCCCcagcctccccagcccccagccccccacAGCACTTCTCACCTCAAGATCCGCCTGGTGCTTCATGGTGGCCCAGGTGGTGGGAAGCAGTGGGGGGCTGTCAGGGCCTGGTGGAGCCAGGGGTGGGGTCCCTGCAGGCACAGAACCTCTGTGATGTCCAGCCCTGATGCCACCCTGGAGCTGCCTCCCAGCATTCCCAGTCTGGGGCTCACCGGGAGGGCTGGATAAAGAGTTCTCAGCTGGAGGCTCAGTGGGGGACGGCCCCAGAAACGGGGCCCGCTTGATGGTTCCCATGGCTTCGTCTGGGGAGTCCAGGGCCTGGCAGGAGGGTCAGGGCCAGACTGGCTGTTAGCAGGGGGACCCCAACAGCACTCCCTGAAGCACCCCACCTCGcccatctctgcctctctctACACCTGGACTTCCAAAGCTGGCCGGATGGTCAGGCTCCTATAGGGGACAAACACGAGAGAAATGAGGCAGGAGGTGTGACGGGCCCAGGCCtggctgccccctcccccacctagCCCCTCACCTCTCCTCCAGGGCCTCCTGGACGGACTGCAGCAGGCTCCTGGGTGGGAGGAGTCAGAGGTCAGCCTTCTCTGCCGCCCCAACCTCCCCTGCCTccgcctccttccctccctcacttACCCACTCAGCTCCTCCTTTCCCAGCAATGTCCACTCCTCCTCCCACTGTGGGGAAACCGAGGCAGAGAGGCCAGGGGAggggcagagagacagagagtcactgtGAGAGAGCAATCAAAAGAttgtgggagagagagaagacagacagagagaaggaAAGTGAAACGACAGTGGGCAGGAGACTGTGAGACAGTAAGAGACAGAGACCAAGAGATTGCgaaagacaaagacagagacaGCGATGAAGAGGCACAGAGACAGTGAGAGAGCAAGTGATAGAGAGATTAAGAGACTGTGGGAGCAAAGAGAGATACCAAGAGTGAGAGACAGTGACTCAAAGATGCAGCAATAAGGCAGAGAGAAACGTGGCTGAAtgtgcgggggcggggggtggtctTCAGGGTATGAGAGATCCCCTTTTTAGAAAGGCATGGTCATCTTGCCACCTCCCAGCTGGCTGTCCAGAAGGGGTTGGTGCAGGAAAGAACCCTCAGCACCCAGAACCCAGGAGGGACAGGCCTGCTTGGGACAGCTCCCTCAATTCGAGAGGCCCCACCTCCTTTGGAGCCCCTCGCCTCCGCCCCCCTGTTCCTGACCCCATCCCACCCCTACGTGCCACCCTTCCAACCCCTCACCGGCTCATTTAGTGGGTCTGTTTCCTTCCTGCGGGGGGCACCAAATTTCACCTGGTGAACTGGGGGGGCCCAAGGTAAAGGAGTTAGGGGCCAGGGTCTCAGTGTCGGCCCCCTCCACCAAACCCGCACACACCCCACCCCCCAGGCTCACACTGGATCTCCGAGGGGGTCCTCTCAGCCGGCCCATGCTGCCCCCGGGAGTGAATGGTGTCAGGAAACATGTCATAAGTCTAAGAAAGAGCAGAAATAGTGGCCATGTAGCCAGCCTAGTaagttctcacaacaaccctctcAGATGATCATGAAGTAAAATGCAACCCTCACTTTAGAGGTGGgaaaacaggcacagagaggtcaagaCACTTGCCAAAGATCACACAGAAAGCAAGAAGACACCTTAGCTGGTGTTACGGGCAGGGCAAGGCCCAAAGGCAGGAACCTGTCAGACCCAGCTCTGGCTGAGGAAAGGGTCTCAGGCTGAGTTCCACTGTCTGAAGAGGGGGTTCTTGTGCTGGAACAGACAAGCTGAAGGGACCTTGCCCTATGTCACCTTGGGCTCCTTCCAACCAGGCCAGCCAAGACCCATTTCCCCAGTTCCCCTCACCTACCTCCAGGTCACAGTCTTCAGGGGAGGGGCTTTCCAGGTGGGGGTCATTGGCCTTGTCCAACAGCTGAGTGAGGAGGGCCCGAGGGAGCTGCTGGGTTGTGAATGGGTGCTGGAGGGTTGAGGGGGCCAATCAGGTTGGCTGCTGGTCTCGGGGCCCACTTCTGAGCAGCAAGcccccctgccctgccccttgCCTCCCACCTGCAGAAGCCGCTCTGCTGTCGGCCTCTTCTTGGGGTTCTTTGTCAGTGCCAACTTGAGGAAATGGTGGAAATTCTGAGTCCTAGTGGGCACAAGAGACCCCATCCCCAGAGCCAGGTGAGTCCTCAAGCAGGGCATCCTGCCAGCGGTCCCAGCCACCAGCAGGAGCCAGCAGGGCCCGCCCAGGAAGGAGCCAGCCTGAGGCCGAGGGCCCCTGCCTGAGCAACAACTGCTGTTGTGACACAGCCACCCCTCTGTTATCACCAGGCAGTCTTCTTTCCTGCCCACGCCAAGTCTTCACTTGGTGGTCTGTGGAGGCCAGAGAGGGCAGGGCTCTCGCAGTGTACCCTGGGAATTGGCAGAAGGCTCTTCCTCTCCAGGAGGCCTGGCTAAAAAGGGGGTCCCAGGAGGGGGCAGGGGGCCCTCACCATCGAGTCTTGTCTCTCAGCTTGGGCGGCTGGAAGCTGCTCTTGGACATGAGCATCAGGGCCCTGTGGAAGATGCGAGGTCAGAAGTCAAGGGTCATCAGCAGGGCCAGGGGTAGGCAAGGGGCTTTTGCTGGGCTGACCTCATGGGATGCAGATGGAAGAGTGGGGGCTGCAGCTCGCCCAGCTCAATAGCGGTGATGCCCAGGGCCCAGACGTCACACAGCTCGTTGTAGCCACCTTTGCGCTCCACGGCCGCCACCTCCGGGGCCATCCTAGACGCAGGGTCACAGATGGGATGACTGGGTACCCCATTTGTGGCCCCCGCCCCCTACCCAGGGTACAGCCTCACCAGTATGGAGTCCCAATGAAAGACCTCCTCTTAGCCACAGATGCTGTCAGCTCGCCTGACACCCCAAAGTCAGCTGCAGGGAGAAACGGCAACTCTCATCCACCCTCCGGCTTCCACTACACCCAAGGTGCAGGGTCAGGATGCACCTGGTGGGGCTCAGACAGCAGACCGTCCAGGTCCAGCCACAGCTGCCACAGGCCCGAGGTAAGACCACGTTCCCCCTGGGAGGGGTCACCAGCCCTCACCCTGACCGAGCACCTGGTCCTGCATCAGACATTGTACAGACCCAACCTGAATCAACTTATAGCAGGAATGGAACACTGTTCCATGTTCTAagcggggaaactgaggcacaaggcaGAAAAGCAGCTTGCCCAAGGACACCCGGAACCTGAATTAGGGATCTAAGATTTCAGGAGCATCCACAGAACCCTCACCCTGATTTCGTCCCCAGGTACTGACCCAGCTTGACGTCTCCCTGGAGGGTGAGGAGAAGGTTGGCTCCCTGTGGGAATGGAGAAGAGCGAATCCTGTCTGGTGCCCCTAGAGGAAGgatccttctcttccttcccacaATGCCCTTGGCCAGACCCCTACCTTGATGTCTCTGTGGATCTTCCCCTGAGAATGCAAGTGGTGCAATCCCTGGGGACAAAGAGGAGCCCCTGAGAGCAGGCCTACTCTAAAACCATCCCACCTGTCCTGAACCTCCTCTTAGGACTGGGGCCCCCCACCCAAGCTGcttcctcctcccctctccccaaaCAGGAAGTGACTGAGTTGAGAGGGAAATGGGCTGCTTCCTGCAACAGGGCTGGGGCCCCTACCCCCCAGGACCCACAGCCCCTCAGGCCAGCCCTGCTTGGAGCaccccccctccacacacacacactggccaGCTGGGCTCCCTGCCCACAGCTCCTGGGGACTAGGGGATGGGGATGCTCTGTGGGCCCAGCTACCTTCAAGGCCTCTCGGCAGACACAGGCAATCTGCCGTTCCTCCAGGGGCCCGGTGGCTGAAATGGAAGGGGTAAGGGCTGGAAAGGGGGCTGGGGGACATGCCAATCCTCCCAGACCACCCCGTGTAGGGGAAAGCAGGCAGTGCTGGGTCAAAGGAATGTTGGCCACATCTCCTCCCTGCACAGTCTGGGACAGCATTtctctcaaggtcacacagcaagtcaggGGAGGCGAGGGGCCCAAGTCCACGGCCTGGGCTCTCTCCTGCTGCCCCATCCTGGGCCTGGGGGAAGGTTGTGGCCCTCTGGGACTGGAGTCTCGGAGTCCTGGGCCTCACCATGGTAAATCTCCTGCAGGGACCCCCCTCCACAGAACTCCATGCAGATCCACAGACGGTCATTCCTGGGGGGACACAGAGCTGGGGTGGGCACATAGCAGGGTCACATGTGGACTGCCTGGGGGGTGTGAAGAGGGAGCAGCCTCACCTGAGGTAGCTGCCAATGTAGGCCACCACATTGGGGTGGCGGCACTCACGCAGGATGGTGATTTCCTGCTGGAGGGAGCTGATGTCGTCCCCTGGGGAGCACAGGGCATCATGGGATGGGGCAGCAGAGAGGTTGCCCTGACTCAGTGcccacatctgcaaaatggacACAGAGTGCCTCCCTCTGGGCCAGACAGGTGCCAGGCGACAGCACCTGCTGGGGGGCTCGGAGTGTCAACCCTCGGCCCCTCACCCGCGCCCCGGCGCTGCCCTCGCTGCCGCGCAGAGGCCTTGACCCCGGGCCCTCACCTGGATCTAGCTTGACTATCTTCACGGCGGCTAGTTCGGACGTGGCCGTGTCGCGGGCCTGCAGGGGCGGAGGGGCGCAGCGGGGTGAGGGGGGGCGGGGCTGGGGGCCGGCGCCCTGGCGGGGCGCCGAGCCCGCACCCTCCTccccgccgcccgccgccggcGCACCTTGTAGACGTCGCCATAGGTCCCGGCTCCCACGCGCTGCAGCAGCTCGAAGCGGTCGCGCGGATCCTGCAGCGACACGTCCCGCAGCAGCGCCATGGCCCGGCGCCGGGCGGGCCGGCGGGCGGGCGGCGCGAGCTGCGGAGCCGGCGCGGGGctgcgcggggcggggcggggcgggcggcGGCCGGGGCAGGCGGCGGGGctcggggccgggggcggggcccggCCACCGGGGGCGGGGCCAGCTGGGGATGCCCCGCCGCCCGGCCGGGAGGTGGCGCCCGTGGGGCCGGCCCCCGGCGGCCAGGGGAAGTCCCGAGGCCGGGGGCGGAGCCCAGGGCGCCGAGGTCctgcggcagcggcggcggctccCCGCGCTCTACAGGTGGCGCGTCCGGAGCAGAGGGCGGAGAACGGGGAGTCCCACACCCGGCCGCCCGCCCGTCCCCGATTCCCCAGAGGACacacagaccttttttttttttttttacaaaatgtatttctttcttggaactgaaaaataaatcTATGTACAAAACAGGAAGAGATCAGGCTCCCCTCACCCACTCCCAACCCCTGCAGATTTCCTCCGAGGTCCCCCGAGACGGGCTGGAATTCGGGGAGGCTCGAAGGGCGCTCGTGCTCTGACCCGGGGCCAGTTTGGTCAGGAAAGGGGCGGAGCTTCGGGTCCCAGACGGTTCGCTAGGGAGGGGAAGACACTAGATTTCCAAGTTCTGGAAGCGGGACAAGATGTTTATGGACCGGGGCTTGGACTCCCAAGGGATATAATGCTCAAGTGCGGAAATGAGCTCCTAGATCGAACTGAGAGGCGTCCTTGGTTCCCCGGCTGGTGGACCCCAGGTGCTGGGACCCACTCTGAGCTACACCACGGGCCTAGTGTTAGTCCTTGCTTCCGAGGTGGGGCTTGAGTTTCTAGGGGCTGGTGGTGGGGGCCTGAGGTGGTGTTTCCAGCAGCAGGCTGGGATTCTGGGGTACCAGACCTATATCCCTAGGGCAGAAGCAGAGCCCTCAGTTCTGAGCTGGGGGCAACAGAGTTGGGAGTATGGGGTCAGAGTCTGAAGCCTGGGGTCAAGAACAGGTGGGGCCTGGTTTGGGCCTAGGccccctggggtgggggtggcaccTCGACCCAGAGGGAGAGGGCCTGGATCCGGGCTGCAGTCCTGGTGGTTCAGAGGCCCTTGCGCTGCCGCTTGAGGAAAGACAGTGTGTAATCGCTGGGCGTGGATACCTTCTGCTTCTTCATCTGCACCTGCGATTGCGCTGTGAGCTGCAGCTTGATGGCGCTCGAGTTGATCTTGGtggccaccagcagctccttcatGCCCTTCATTTTCTCGCTCTGAAACGTGAGCACCGGGCCCTCCGGTGGCGGTGACGCAGCAGGCACAGGTGCCGGGCCCGCGCTGCCTCCCTCAGGGCCACGGGCAGTACCCGGGCTGGTCGCTGGGGGCCTCCGGGGCGGTCCTGGCACCGCACCCTGCCCAGCGCCTGGGCCCTTGTCCAGCGCCAGCTTTTTGGGCGGCGGCGGCTCCTCAGGCTTGGACTCCCGCCGCGGACCGCGTCGCCGGCCTTCCCGGGCCTCCTCGCCCCAGGGCTCCTCAGCCTCTGCTGCCTCAGCCTCCCGACTCACAATGCGCACCTTCTGCCGCACCTGGGCCAAGAGGCGGGGCAAGCTGAGGGGCGGGCTGCAGGCCAGTGTCCAGGACTCCAGGCCCCAGCAGCCACCATCCTGTCTTGGGTCTCAGTCTCATCTGTACCCAGAGGATGGGCCATAAAAGTTTTGACTCCCTAGCGACCTCCAGCACCACTTGTTGTCCCCAGCCCCCCTGAAAACATCCAATGCAGGGCCCCTCACCTGTCCCTCAAAACGGCCAAGGGACTGCACGAGGAAGGTGGCCCAGCCGACGTGCAGCACCGGCGTGGGGCTGCCCTCCTCCCATTTGCAGATGCCATCGTAGAAGCGCAGCAGGTGGGCGAAGCACTCAGGGTCCTGGAGGGCAGAACCCTGGCTCTGGGTGCCCTGGGTGAGATAAAGGGAGGGCACAGGTTGGAGTCTTAGGCAGAGAGCCCTGGCTCCAGAAAAGGTGAGCACAGGTGCAGAGCATTCTTAGaacctctgggtggcacaaacggtttgcgctcaactactaactgaaaggttggtggttcatacccacccagtagtgccttagaagaaaggcctggcgaaggATTTCTGTAAAGAGTATAGTCAAAAAAACtctaggagcagttctactctgtaacacatagagtCACCACGACTCAGAATTGGCAATGGGTTTCCTTGGCAAAACCGGTCATTAGCCAAGACTacctctcacgtactttagacatgttatcagggaagaTCAGTCCCTCgagagggatatcatgcttggtaaagtagacggtcagtgaaaaagaaaaagaccctcaacaagatggactgacacagtggctgcaacaatgggctcaagcacaatgattgcgagggtggcgcaggaccgggcagtgtttccttctgtggtacacagggttgctatgagtaggaactgagttGACAGCACTTAATGACAACAGCCGGGACTGAGAAGTGGGCACCATCCCCGATCTCCAACGAACCCCCAGTCTGAACGAGGGGCCCTGGCCACAAGAGGGGTAGGTCTCGACCCCATTTATCTGAAGCTACACggtaaaccaaaacaccaaatccactgccatcaagtcaatttcaacttataacaaccctataggacagagtggaactaccccatagagtttctaaagagcacctggtggattccaactgctgaccttttggttagcagccatggctcttaatcacaatgccaccagggtttccccctaaaAAAAGGGTAAGAGCCCCTCAAAACACCCTCAGCCTCCTCACACTCAGGTCTAGGACCTCAGCCACAGCGTAACCAAGGCAGCTTTCCTCATCTGCATGTCCTGGGACTGGGAGATCAGGTGTCTTCCGATGGCTGGCCTGGCCACTCACCTGCGCCTGCTCCCCTGGCCGCTCCTCGCCTGCCTCCAGCAGGGTGGCTGCCTCCTTCAGCAGGTTGGGGATGACGTCATTGGCTACTTCAAAGAACTCCTTGTAGATCTCCTCATCTTCACGGCAGTAGTTGTAGCTGCGAGAGCAGTAGGGCACTGTGGGGTGTTGGCCATGGTGAGTAGCCCCAGGGTCCAGGGGAGTGGTTGGGGTCATCACTCCTAGAGGACTGTCTGTCAGCCCAGACCGAGAGTGGGGGTGGTCAGACCAGGGGAGGAGTCCCGCTGCCGGCTGAGGGTGGCTGGAGATGGGGAGGACAGGCGAAGGCAGGGGAAGCCCAAGGCCCTTATCAGGGGTCCTCCCCCCAGGTAATGGTGGCCTTGGAGGCCCAGGGACTGGATGGAATTTGGGAGACAGGCTTCACTCTTGGATGAGGTGGGGCAGGAAGGGAGGACTGGGGGCCCTCGTGGGGGTCCTCACTCCTGGATGACAGTGGCTGTGTCGGCCCAGGCCTGCAGAGCTTCACGCACATTGCGGTTGCGACAGTGATAGCCAGCCAGATACATATAGGGGTAGATGTGCTCATCCCGGTAGTAGGTCTTGGCTGAGGCAATGCCCTGGGGGGGTGGGCAGTGGGGCCTCAGGGGAGCAGCCCTCAGCTGCTCCAGCGGCACCCATGCCCCATTGGGTCACACCCAGAGGGAGCAACAGGAGATCCCGGAGTCCCAACCTCTGATCCCACCTGCGCTGCCTGCCAGCCCCTCTATCAGGTATTTTTCATCTGGGTCTAGAACATGGCTGCTGAGACCTGGGCTGGCCTGTGGGGGGTGGGCCGCTCACTCCCACCAAGGCCTAGGGTGGGGGAGGAGCACACCCTCCCAGCTCTGGGCATGTCCCCTTCCCAGGCTTTCCCACACACCTGTCCTACACGAACATGAACCCTTCCAAGCCCAGACCACCAtccctcctgcccccaccccttctTCCTCAATGCTCCCACCACATTTGATCTCTGTTACACTCTAGGGAGGACCCTGAGAGACCACAGGAAAAGCAAGGCTGATGTATCCACACCAGGCCCTGCCACTCACAGGCTGAGGAGCCCAGGACACAAGGTTATCTATCCCATCTCTTGGACATCCTGGACCGCACTGATGATAAAGCCTCCTGCAGCCCCCGCCTTCCAGAGCCAGGACTACCTGAGCAGGGGGTCATGTCTCCACCCCCTGTAACCAGTGCTGAGCGAGGCACACAGCAGACACTCACAAAATGGGGAGTATATGAGTGCTGCCCCCAACACACAAAGTTCTGCCCTGCTTGCCCTCCCCCGCTAGTTCCCAGGAAGAAGGGGGCCCCAGCCACTGCTTGAGGCCTCCCCTCTGCACCCTCCAGAGATGCCCCACCTTATGGTAGAGAGTGAGTGGGTCCGGCCGGCCAGGAGTAGGCTCCAGTTCCTCCAGATCTGCCAGGTTCCCCAGTGCCATGGGGTATCTAGGAGAATGTTGTTGAGCCCAGGCCGCCCCCTAACCCCTCAGCCCTCTGAGGCCCAGCCTCGCCCCTTCCCATTGCTGACCTTTCCAGGTGTCCCAGGTCATAGAGCAGCCACAGCAGTTTCTAGGGGCCAAAGGAGAGAGGTGTGAGCCGGGGGTTCTCAGCCCATCAGGCAGAGGTGATGTCCAGCACCTGCAGGGACCTCCTGCCAGGTGGGAAGGGCCAGAACTGAGGAACCAGTCCTTCACTGGAGTCAAAGCCCATTCACATGTCAATTCCACCCTTGCAAGAGCCTGGGAAAGGCCAGGCCAGGGATTattaacccattttacagaggaggaagttGTGGCTCAGGGGGGAAAAGTGTCCCTGCTCAGGGTGCCACAGCAAGTCAGCAGCCTGGCCTAGCCCTCTCTGGCCCTGAGGCAGCCCTCACCTGCTGCAGCTGCAGCAGCTCCAGTGAGTCAGTGTGTAGATCAATGGAAGGGTTGATGGCGCACACCATAAATGCCACCTCCATCTTGCGGTCACAGCGCATGTATGATCCTTTCAGGTACAGCCAGCTCTTGGTAGGGGATAAGACAAGATGTCTCATGATGGCCCACCCAGCCTGTGCCTGCTCCAGGGAATGACAGCCAGGGAAGGGGCCcgcctgccttctcttcctgacATATGAGGGAAGCGACGGGAAGAAGGGTGGCCCAAGAAAGCAGAGTCTCTTGGCTGGCTCGGGCTAGCAGTGTGAATGGGGCAAGGGAGGGGATGTGATACCCGCTCGGCCACACCCGCGTTGACTGTCTGGCCCCTGCGATCCTCGTTGCCCTTGCCATGCCAGGTGACCTCAGCTGTCTGCTCCCCGTTAGGCCCAAACACAACCCAGGCATGGTCCTCAGACAGGGCCAGGTGGACATCCCGGAGACCCAGGGCCTGGCAGGCCCCCACCACAGCAAAGGCCACACCGGAGCTGTCCAGTTTGGTGCCTGTGGGAGGGAAAAGTCACGAAATTGAGTCCTCTCTGACTTGGGCAGAAGGAGGCCAGGTAGTGCTGGGTCATGCTCTCTCCCACCCCACCATGAAGCCTATGCCCGAATTCAACCACTCCTGCCCATCATTCCTCTATCCCATCCCTCTATGTGTTCAAAgcttctccctcctcctttccacccctccTCCCAGCAAAAGACCTTCCTGGATCTTCTCTAGCTCAACCTAGTCT comes from Elephas maximus indicus isolate mEleMax1 chromosome 7, mEleMax1 primary haplotype, whole genome shotgun sequence and encodes:
- the MAP4K2 gene encoding mitogen-activated protein kinase kinase kinase kinase 2, whose amino-acid sequence is MALLRDVSLQDPRDRFELLQRVGAGTYGDVYKARDTATSELAAVKIVKLDPGDDISSLQQEITILRECRHPNVVAYIGSYLRNDRLWICMEFCGGGSLQEIYHATGPLEERQIACVCREALKGLHHLHSQGKIHRDIKGANLLLTLQGDVKLADFGVSGELTASVAKRRSFIGTPYWMAPEVAAVERKGGYNELCDVWALGITAIELGELQPPLFHLHPMRALMLMSKSSFQPPKLRDKTRWTQNFHHFLKLALTKNPKKRPTAERLLQHPFTTQQLPRALLTQLLDKANDPHLESPSPEDCDLETYDMFPDTIHSRGQHGPAERTPSEIQFHQVKFGAPRRKETDPLNEPWEEEWTLLGKEELSGSLLQSVQEALEERSLTIRPALEVQALDSPDEAMGTIKRAPFLGPSPTEPPAENSLSSPPGTPPLAPPGPDSPPLLPTTWATMKHQADLERSSCHGLPPTPKVHMGACFSKVFNGCPLRIHAAVTWIHPVTRDQFLVVGAEEGIYTLNLHELHEDTLEKLISHRCSWLYCVNNVLLSLSGKSTHIWAHDLPGLFEQRRLQQQVPLSIPTNRLTQRIIPRRFALSTKIPDTKGCLQCRVVRNPYTGSTFLLAALPASLLLLQWYEPLQKFLLLKNFSSPLPSPAGMLEPLVLDGKELPQVCVGAESPEGPGCRVLFHILPLEAGLTPDILIPPEGIPGSAQQVIQVDRDTVLVSFERCVRIVNLQGEPTATLAPELTFDFPIETVVCLQDSVLAFWSHGMQGRSVDTNEVTQEITDETRIFRVLGAHRDIVLESIPTDNPDAHSNLYILTGHQSSY
- the MEN1 gene encoding menin isoform X1; translated protein: MPLPAAMGLKAAQKTLFPLRSIDDVVRLFAAELGREEPDLVLLSLVLGFVEHFLAVNRVIPTNVPELTFQPSPAPDPPGGLTYFPVADLSIIAALYARFTAQIRGAVDLSLYPREGGVSSRELVKKVSDVIWNSLSRSYFKDRAHIQSLFSFITGTKLDSSGVAFAVVGACQALGLRDVHLALSEDHAWVVFGPNGEQTAEVTWHGKGNEDRRGQTVNAGVAERSWLYLKGSYMRCDRKMEVAFMVCAINPSIDLHTDSLELLQLQQKLLWLLYDLGHLERYPMALGNLADLEELEPTPGRPDPLTLYHKGIASAKTYYRDEHIYPYMYLAGYHCRNRNVREALQAWADTATVIQDYNYCREDEEIYKEFFEVANDVIPNLLKEAATLLEAGEERPGEQAQGTQSQGSALQDPECFAHLLRFYDGICKWEEGSPTPVLHVGWATFLVQSLGRFEGQVRQKVRIVSREAEAAEAEEPWGEEAREGRRRGPRRESKPEEPPPPKKLALDKGPGAGQGAVPGPPRRPPATSPGTARGPEGGSAGPAPVPAASPPPEGPVLTFQSEKMKGMKELLVATKINSSAIKLQLTAQSQVQMKKQKVSTPSDYTLSFLKRQRKGL
- the MEN1 gene encoding menin isoform X2 gives rise to the protein MGLKAAQKTLFPLRSIDDVVRLFAAELGREEPDLVLLSLVLGFVEHFLAVNRVIPTNVPELTFQPSPAPDPPGGLTYFPVADLSIIAALYARFTAQIRGAVDLSLYPREGGVSSRELVKKVSDVIWNSLSRSYFKDRAHIQSLFSFITGTKLDSSGVAFAVVGACQALGLRDVHLALSEDHAWVVFGPNGEQTAEVTWHGKGNEDRRGQTVNAGVAERSWLYLKGSYMRCDRKMEVAFMVCAINPSIDLHTDSLELLQLQQKLLWLLYDLGHLERYPMALGNLADLEELEPTPGRPDPLTLYHKGIASAKTYYRDEHIYPYMYLAGYHCRNRNVREALQAWADTATVIQDYNYCREDEEIYKEFFEVANDVIPNLLKEAATLLEAGEERPGEQAQGTQSQGSALQDPECFAHLLRFYDGICKWEEGSPTPVLHVGWATFLVQSLGRFEGQVRQKVRIVSREAEAAEAEEPWGEEAREGRRRGPRRESKPEEPPPPKKLALDKGPGAGQGAVPGPPRRPPATSPGTARGPEGGSAGPAPVPAASPPPEGPVLTFQSEKMKGMKELLVATKINSSAIKLQLTAQSQVQMKKQKVSTPSDYTLSFLKRQRKGL